The following coding sequences lie in one Crassostrea angulata isolate pt1a10 chromosome 10, ASM2561291v2, whole genome shotgun sequence genomic window:
- the LOC128167715 gene encoding neuronal acetylcholine receptor subunit alpha-10-like isoform X1, whose protein sequence is MDWLLIILQLTTVFTWQNCHARDVVQTSTEKVLIKKLLSEYQERGIMGRPVERHQEILTVKFGLSLIQILDLDERNQVLTTNVWVTYEWKDIYMRWNESEYDNITKIRVPKGTIWEPDIKLYNYADERMEERRDANMVINSDGTVLWIPQAIFKSVCKIDIMYFPFDIQTCRMKFSTWSYDGGQIDLMDLYGSKTGFELSDYVKSNEWDVMSSGVDRNVITYACCPDAPYVDITFNITIKRKPAFYNYILILPCILLSSLTLVLFWLPPESPAKMQLGMNIFVAFFVLLLLLNESTPPASASIPLIGAYYCMNMIMITLSTFLSVVIVNLYFRGWKSRVPRPIKMIMVDYIARIMCMHDQVKTNKKPCTETIRVGKGINKKDKNMKYDKVGYYEMQAENSWREQANGVLLNNEHTNCVDQEKTEMSNSLSGHFDNMSSDVKEIKAYLKKMLDRVADKEAKEVIAREWRIVALVLDRLFFFLYLLAIAISVCVVFKSMLFDQ, encoded by the exons ATGGATTGGTTGCTGATCATTTTACAATTGACGACGGTTTTCACATGGCAAAATTGTCATGCACGAG ACGTGGTACAGACATCCACGGAGAAAGTTCTGATAAAAAAGTTACTCTCAGAGTACCAGGAGCGAGGCATCATGGGAAGGCCCGTCGAACGCCATCAGGAGATTCTTACGGTGAAGTTTGGGCTTAGCCTGATTCAGATCCTGGACTTGGACGAAAGGAACCAAGTACTGACCACGAACGTGTGGGTCACATAT GAGTGGAAGGACATTTACATGCGATGGAATGAATCCGAATATGACAATATCACAAAGATACGAGTTCCAAAGGGAACAATATGGGAGCCGGACATCAAACTCTACAACTA tGCCGACGAGCGTATGGAAGAAAGAAGAGACGCCAACATGGTTATTAATAGCGACGGGACGGTATTATGGATTCCGCAAGCAATATTTAAAAGTGTGTGCAAGATAGACATTATGTACTTCCCTTTTGATATTCAAACTTGCCGTATGAAATTTAGCACTTGGAGTTACGACGGGGGACAGATCGACTTGATGGATCTATACGGTTCCAAAACGGGATTTGAGTTGTCAGACTATGTCAAAAGCAACGAATGGGATGTGATGAGTTCCGGTGTTGATAGAAACGTCATTACTTACGCTTGTTGTCCAGATGCCCCGTATGTTGACATCACGTTTAATATCACGATCAAAAGAAAACCagcattttataattacatattgATTCTACCTTGTATTTTGTTGTCATCGCTGACCTTGGTTCTTTTTTGGCTTCCACCGGAGTCCCCTGCGAAAATGCAATTGG gtatgAACATATTTGTGGCATTTTTTGTGTTACTTTTGCTCCTCAACGAATCCACACCGCCTGCATCTGCTTCTATTCCTCTTATTG GAGCTTACTACTGTATGAATATGATAATGATCACACTGTCGACCTTCCTCTCCGTCGTCATAGTAAATCTCTACTTCCGTGGCTGGAAATCGCGTGTTCCAAGACCAATCAAAATG ATAATGGTTGATTACATTGCTAGAATCATGTGTATGCACGATCAAGTCAAGACAAATAAGAAACCTTGCACAGAGACCATACGGGTCGGAAAAGGGATCAACAAAAAGGATAAAAACATGAAGTACGACAAAGTCGGTTACTATGAAATGCAGGCGGAGAACAGTTGGCGAGAACAAGCAAATGGGGTTTTACTCAATAATGAACACACAAATTGTGTCGACCAAGAAAAAACGGAAATGTCCAATAGCTTGTCCGGACATTTTGACAATATGTCAAGTGACGTAAAAGAAATAAAGGCATACCTTAAAAAGATGCTGGACAGAGTGGCCGATAAAGAGGCGAAAGAAGTAATAGCCAGAGAATGGAGGATAGTGGCACTTGTTCTGGACAGGCTTTTCTTTTTCCTGTATCTTTTGGCCATAGCGATCTCCGTTTGTGTCGTTTTTAAGAGTATGCTTTTTGATCAATGA
- the LOC128167715 gene encoding neuronal acetylcholine receptor subunit alpha-10-like isoform X2: protein MMRCSVWTLFTSLIVASVINVVQTSTEKVLIKKLLSEYQERGIMGRPVERHQEILTVKFGLSLIQILDLDERNQVLTTNVWVTYEWKDIYMRWNESEYDNITKIRVPKGTIWEPDIKLYNYADERMEERRDANMVINSDGTVLWIPQAIFKSVCKIDIMYFPFDIQTCRMKFSTWSYDGGQIDLMDLYGSKTGFELSDYVKSNEWDVMSSGVDRNVITYACCPDAPYVDITFNITIKRKPAFYNYILILPCILLSSLTLVLFWLPPESPAKMQLGMNIFVAFFVLLLLLNESTPPASASIPLIGAYYCMNMIMITLSTFLSVVIVNLYFRGWKSRVPRPIKMIMVDYIARIMCMHDQVKTNKKPCTETIRVGKGINKKDKNMKYDKVGYYEMQAENSWREQANGVLLNNEHTNCVDQEKTEMSNSLSGHFDNMSSDVKEIKAYLKKMLDRVADKEAKEVIAREWRIVALVLDRLFFFLYLLAIAISVCVVFKSMLFDQ from the exons ATGATGCGTTGCAGTGTCTGGACACTATTCACTTCTTTGATTGTTGCAAGCGTAATAA ACGTGGTACAGACATCCACGGAGAAAGTTCTGATAAAAAAGTTACTCTCAGAGTACCAGGAGCGAGGCATCATGGGAAGGCCCGTCGAACGCCATCAGGAGATTCTTACGGTGAAGTTTGGGCTTAGCCTGATTCAGATCCTGGACTTGGACGAAAGGAACCAAGTACTGACCACGAACGTGTGGGTCACATAT GAGTGGAAGGACATTTACATGCGATGGAATGAATCCGAATATGACAATATCACAAAGATACGAGTTCCAAAGGGAACAATATGGGAGCCGGACATCAAACTCTACAACTA tGCCGACGAGCGTATGGAAGAAAGAAGAGACGCCAACATGGTTATTAATAGCGACGGGACGGTATTATGGATTCCGCAAGCAATATTTAAAAGTGTGTGCAAGATAGACATTATGTACTTCCCTTTTGATATTCAAACTTGCCGTATGAAATTTAGCACTTGGAGTTACGACGGGGGACAGATCGACTTGATGGATCTATACGGTTCCAAAACGGGATTTGAGTTGTCAGACTATGTCAAAAGCAACGAATGGGATGTGATGAGTTCCGGTGTTGATAGAAACGTCATTACTTACGCTTGTTGTCCAGATGCCCCGTATGTTGACATCACGTTTAATATCACGATCAAAAGAAAACCagcattttataattacatattgATTCTACCTTGTATTTTGTTGTCATCGCTGACCTTGGTTCTTTTTTGGCTTCCACCGGAGTCCCCTGCGAAAATGCAATTGG gtatgAACATATTTGTGGCATTTTTTGTGTTACTTTTGCTCCTCAACGAATCCACACCGCCTGCATCTGCTTCTATTCCTCTTATTG GAGCTTACTACTGTATGAATATGATAATGATCACACTGTCGACCTTCCTCTCCGTCGTCATAGTAAATCTCTACTTCCGTGGCTGGAAATCGCGTGTTCCAAGACCAATCAAAATG ATAATGGTTGATTACATTGCTAGAATCATGTGTATGCACGATCAAGTCAAGACAAATAAGAAACCTTGCACAGAGACCATACGGGTCGGAAAAGGGATCAACAAAAAGGATAAAAACATGAAGTACGACAAAGTCGGTTACTATGAAATGCAGGCGGAGAACAGTTGGCGAGAACAAGCAAATGGGGTTTTACTCAATAATGAACACACAAATTGTGTCGACCAAGAAAAAACGGAAATGTCCAATAGCTTGTCCGGACATTTTGACAATATGTCAAGTGACGTAAAAGAAATAAAGGCATACCTTAAAAAGATGCTGGACAGAGTGGCCGATAAAGAGGCGAAAGAAGTAATAGCCAGAGAATGGAGGATAGTGGCACTTGTTCTGGACAGGCTTTTCTTTTTCCTGTATCTTTTGGCCATAGCGATCTCCGTTTGTGTCGTTTTTAAGAGTATGCTTTTTGATCAATGA